Proteins encoded within one genomic window of Panicum virgatum strain AP13 chromosome 1N, P.virgatum_v5, whole genome shotgun sequence:
- the LOC120654801 gene encoding trihelix transcription factor ASR3-like isoform X2, with the protein MDPTAADLPCVIQALPAHSKAVPPPPLVQALPAHHSPAKTHPPPAAAAADAASSPAAAKRRPPPATPGPAPPSPRRTRSGGAPEWTPAETLALVAEVAAVDDGWSRSVSTFQKWAMVAENLAASEALASSGPARRRGSKRAAAECRRRWEALAAEHRAVRRWEVRTGGRYWEMGAAARRKAGLPVEFDVEVYGAMDALIRVEEALLAGAAAGGGDEVEGLVGSGAGVEVGEQDGGDYREVGEDDVQEDEAVEEAKEEEEEVVEVEEEEEEEDDEEDNEEQEEMQMDDGNPDASNDLGHEMGTNSEPVKSQNNAWDLANKLQENAQHIHTILKHETDEDAGQNHALAGLVSPDAMATTRQKADELIKSLGGLVSYLNQFTELVKENGFENIVGMT; encoded by the exons ATGGATCCCACCGCGGCCGACCTGCCGTGCGTCATCCAGGCGCTCCCGGCGCACTCCAaggccgtcccgccgccgccactggtcCAGGCGCTCCCCGCCCACCACTCCCCGGCCAAAACccacccgccgcccgccgccgccgccgccgacgccgcctcctctcccgccgccgccaagcgcCGTCCCCCGCCCGCCACGCCGGGCCCGGCGCCCCCGAGCCCGCGCCGCACCCGCTCGGGCGGCGCGCCGGAGTGGACGCCCGCCGAGACGCTCGCGCTCGTCGCCGAGGTGGCCGCCGTGGACGACGGCTGGTCCCGCTCCGTCTCCACGTTCCAGAAGTGGGCCATGGTCGCCGAGAACCTCGCCGCCTCCGAGGCCCTCGCCTCCTCGGGGCCCGCGAGGCGGCGGGGGAgcaagagggcggcggcggagtgccGCCGGCGGTGGGAGGCGCTGGCGGCGGAGCACAGGGCCGTGCGGCGGTGGGAGGTGCGCACCGGCGGGAGGTACTGGGAGATGGGCGCCGCGGCGCGGAGGAAGGCCGGGCTGCCGGTGGAGTTTGATGTGGAGGTGTATGGGGCCATGGACGCGCTCATACGGGTCGAGGAGGCGCTGCTCGCGGGCGCTGCTGCCGGTGGCGGGGACGAGGTGGAGGGATTGGTTGGCAGCGGTGCCGGCGTTGAGGTGGGTGAGCAGGACGGCGGTGACTACCGTGAGGTTGGAGAAGACGACGTCCAGGAGGATgaagcggtggaggaggcgaaagaggaggaggaggaggtggtggaggtggaggaagaggaggaggaagaagatgatgaagaagacaatGAGGAACAGGAGGAAATGCAGATGGATGATGGCAATCCTGATGCTTCAAATGACTTGG GCCATGAGATGGGAACAAACAGCGAACCTGTGAAAAGCCAAAATAATGCATGGGACCTGGCCAACAAGTTACAAGAGAATGCACAGCATATTCACACCATACTGAAGCACGAGACTGATGAAGACGCTGGCCAAAACCACGCTCTTGCTGGTTTAGTTTCACCTGATGCCATGGCGACCACCCGCCAAAAGGCCGACGAGCTCATCAAATCGCTCGGCGGACTTGTCAGCTACCTGAACCAGTTCACTGAGCTGGTCAAGGAAAACGGGTTCGAGAACATCGTCGGAATGACCTGA
- the LOC120654801 gene encoding trihelix transcription factor ASR3-like isoform X1, translating into MDPTAADLPCVIQALPAHSKAVPPPPLVQALPAHHSPAKTHPPPAAAAADAASSPAAAKRRPPPATPGPAPPSPRRTRSGGAPEWTPAETLALVAEVAAVDDGWSRSVSTFQKWAMVAENLAASEALASSGPARRRGSKRAAAECRRRWEALAAEHRAVRRWEVRTGGRYWEMGAAARRKAGLPVEFDVEVYGAMDALIRVEEALLAGAAAGGGDEVEGLVGSGAGVEVGEQDGGDYREVGEDDVQEDEAVEEAKEEEEEVVEVEEEEEEEDDEEDNEEQEEMQMDDGNPDASNDLEGHEMGTNSEPVKSQNNAWDLANKLQENAQHIHTILKHETDEDAGQNHALAGLVSPDAMATTRQKADELIKSLGGLVSYLNQFTELVKENGFENIVGMT; encoded by the exons ATGGATCCCACCGCGGCCGACCTGCCGTGCGTCATCCAGGCGCTCCCGGCGCACTCCAaggccgtcccgccgccgccactggtcCAGGCGCTCCCCGCCCACCACTCCCCGGCCAAAACccacccgccgcccgccgccgccgccgccgacgccgcctcctctcccgccgccgccaagcgcCGTCCCCCGCCCGCCACGCCGGGCCCGGCGCCCCCGAGCCCGCGCCGCACCCGCTCGGGCGGCGCGCCGGAGTGGACGCCCGCCGAGACGCTCGCGCTCGTCGCCGAGGTGGCCGCCGTGGACGACGGCTGGTCCCGCTCCGTCTCCACGTTCCAGAAGTGGGCCATGGTCGCCGAGAACCTCGCCGCCTCCGAGGCCCTCGCCTCCTCGGGGCCCGCGAGGCGGCGGGGGAgcaagagggcggcggcggagtgccGCCGGCGGTGGGAGGCGCTGGCGGCGGAGCACAGGGCCGTGCGGCGGTGGGAGGTGCGCACCGGCGGGAGGTACTGGGAGATGGGCGCCGCGGCGCGGAGGAAGGCCGGGCTGCCGGTGGAGTTTGATGTGGAGGTGTATGGGGCCATGGACGCGCTCATACGGGTCGAGGAGGCGCTGCTCGCGGGCGCTGCTGCCGGTGGCGGGGACGAGGTGGAGGGATTGGTTGGCAGCGGTGCCGGCGTTGAGGTGGGTGAGCAGGACGGCGGTGACTACCGTGAGGTTGGAGAAGACGACGTCCAGGAGGATgaagcggtggaggaggcgaaagaggaggaggaggaggtggtggaggtggaggaagaggaggaggaagaagatgatgaagaagacaatGAGGAACAGGAGGAAATGCAGATGGATGATGGCAATCCTGATGCTTCAAATGACTTGG AAGGCCATGAGATGGGAACAAACAGCGAACCTGTGAAAAGCCAAAATAATGCATGGGACCTGGCCAACAAGTTACAAGAGAATGCACAGCATATTCACACCATACTGAAGCACGAGACTGATGAAGACGCTGGCCAAAACCACGCTCTTGCTGGTTTAGTTTCACCTGATGCCATGGCGACCACCCGCCAAAAGGCCGACGAGCTCATCAAATCGCTCGGCGGACTTGTCAGCTACCTGAACCAGTTCACTGAGCTGGTCAAGGAAAACGGGTTCGAGAACATCGTCGGAATGACCTGA